Part of the Polaribacter sp. Hel1_33_78 genome is shown below.
TTCTTCAATTTCTATTACTCAAATTGCAGCTGTTACCAACAGACCTCAAAAAGTAATTGGAATGCATTTTATGAATCCTGTGCCAGTGATGAAGTTGGTTGAGATTATTAGAGGCTACAATACTTCTGACGAGGTAATGCGCTTTACAGTTGCTTTAAGTAAAAAAATTAATAAAATTCCGGTTGAGGTTAATGATTATCCTGGTTTTGTTGCTAACAGAATTTTAATGCCAATGATCAACGAATCGATTGAAACTTTATACAATGATGTTGCTGGTGTTGCAGAAATTGATACGGTTATGAAGTTAGGTATGGCGCATCCAATGGGGCCTTTACAATTGGCTGATTTTATTGGTTTAGATGTTTGTTTGTCTATTTTAAATGTAATGTATGATGGATTTAAAAACCCTAAATATGCGCCTTGTCCTTTATTAGTAAATATGGTGAATGCCGGGAAATTGGGCATAAAATCTGGTGAAGGTTTTTATGATTATTCAGAAAACAGAAAAGCTGAAAAAGTTGCTAAAATGTTTAGTTAACTCAAAACAATGAAAAACAAGTTCTTAAGTTTTTTTTCACTCTTTATTGTGATGACTTCTTTTAGCCAAGAGAGAAATAAATCTATTCTAAAACCTTATAAACTTGGTTTTTTATATAATTTTAGTTCAAATGAAAACTTCATTTTTGATGATG
Proteins encoded:
- a CDS encoding 3-hydroxybutyryl-CoA dehydrogenase, which encodes MKNLAVIGAGTMGNGIAHTFAQFDYKVQLIDISETALKKGMATITKNLDRMVAKEKISEADKEKTLSNISTFTSIQEGVKNTSLVIEAATENAVLKAKIFKELDEVCAKETILATNTSSISITQIAAVTNRPQKVIGMHFMNPVPVMKLVEIIRGYNTSDEVMRFTVALSKKINKIPVEVNDYPGFVANRILMPMINESIETLYNDVAGVAEIDTVMKLGMAHPMGPLQLADFIGLDVCLSILNVMYDGFKNPKYAPCPLLVNMVNAGKLGIKSGEGFYDYSENRKAEKVAKMFS